The Lentzea guizhouensis genome contains a region encoding:
- a CDS encoding LGFP repeat-containing protein, translated as MKVRELIGTSAVAVALVMGTANVATANDFGAQFNCGNYPVGKQTARDEALARSTTWLQARVPYSQSACHGNQFGSYRTDCSGYLSMIWGLGHSYTTSTLHQVSHTINRADLQPGDALNWPGQHTALFIGWADAARTIPRVREQAGPNGSPTVERNWSAATAAKYTPIRYNNIVSYNVHGDIGTKWRAMGAENSIVGAPINNEQAGAPGGRWQGFQRGNIYWTPALNAHPVYGDILTKFMNTGDEHRWGYPVNDESAGAHGGRWQKFQVAHFYWTSATNAFPVYGEILTNFMNNGDEHRWGYPLMEEAAGANGGRYQKFQNGIWYWSARTSAYPVHGDILTKFMGTGDEHTHGYPKEAEKDWAGEAGGRMQTFENSTFYWTAAKGAWSVQNG; from the coding sequence ATGAAGGTTCGAGAACTCATCGGAACAAGCGCCGTCGCCGTCGCGCTCGTCATGGGAACGGCGAACGTGGCAACGGCGAACGACTTCGGCGCGCAGTTCAACTGCGGCAACTACCCCGTCGGCAAGCAGACGGCCAGGGACGAGGCGCTCGCCAGATCCACGACCTGGCTGCAGGCACGGGTGCCGTACAGCCAGAGCGCCTGCCACGGCAACCAGTTCGGCTCGTACCGCACCGACTGCAGCGGCTACCTGTCGATGATCTGGGGCCTCGGCCACTCCTACACGACCTCGACGCTGCACCAGGTCTCGCACACGATCAACCGCGCCGACCTGCAGCCGGGTGACGCGTTGAACTGGCCGGGCCAGCACACCGCGTTGTTCATCGGCTGGGCGGACGCCGCTCGGACGATCCCGCGGGTGCGTGAGCAGGCAGGCCCGAACGGCTCGCCGACGGTGGAGCGCAACTGGTCGGCCGCCACGGCCGCCAAGTACACGCCTATCCGCTACAACAACATCGTCTCGTACAACGTCCACGGCGACATCGGCACCAAGTGGCGGGCGATGGGCGCGGAGAACAGCATCGTCGGTGCGCCGATCAACAACGAGCAGGCCGGTGCGCCGGGTGGCCGTTGGCAGGGCTTCCAGCGCGGCAACATCTACTGGACGCCCGCGCTCAACGCCCACCCCGTGTACGGCGACATCCTCACGAAGTTCATGAACACCGGCGATGAGCACCGCTGGGGTTACCCGGTCAACGACGAGTCCGCGGGCGCACATGGCGGCCGCTGGCAGAAGTTCCAGGTCGCGCACTTCTACTGGACCTCGGCAACCAACGCGTTCCCCGTCTACGGCGAAATCCTCACCAACTTCATGAACAACGGTGACGAGCACCGCTGGGGCTATCCGCTCATGGAGGAGGCGGCCGGCGCGAACGGCGGCCGCTACCAGAAGTTCCAGAACGGCATCTGGTACTGGTCGGCACGGACCAGTGCCTACCCGGTGCACGGCGACATCCTCACCAAGTTCATGGGCACCGGTGACGAGCACACGCACGGCTACCCGAAGGAAGCCGAGAAGGACTGGGCCGGCGAGGCAGGCGGCCGGATGCAGACGTTCGAGAACTCCACCTTCTACTGGACCGCCGCCAAGGGCGCCTGGTCCGTCCAGAACGGGTGA
- a CDS encoding HAD family hydrolase — MIKLIATDLDGTLLQPGGVLSERTRATLDAVDADVVVVTARPPRFVENLGFQGTAVCSNGAMVYDLTNQEVTHAQTVPLDVVRKVSEALAEVIPNVGIAVETGLEVLCEPAFRGFSANNPHRTLELLDHVFDEAHQVVQMLAWAPDSESDHMMEIAREAVGQHVSVTHSGGLGLLEISPPGVSKAATLKALCGARGIGRHEVVAFGDMPNDLSVLGWAGTAYAMGNAHPLVKQACANHAPPNTEDGVAQVLEQLFRL, encoded by the coding sequence ATGATCAAGCTGATCGCCACCGACCTCGACGGCACCCTGCTGCAGCCGGGCGGTGTGCTCAGCGAGCGCACCCGCGCCACCCTCGACGCGGTCGACGCGGACGTCGTCGTGGTGACCGCGCGGCCGCCGCGGTTCGTCGAGAACCTGGGGTTCCAGGGCACGGCGGTCTGCTCGAACGGCGCGATGGTCTACGACCTGACCAACCAGGAGGTCACGCACGCGCAGACGGTGCCGCTGGACGTGGTCCGCAAGGTGTCGGAGGCGCTCGCGGAGGTCATCCCGAACGTCGGCATCGCGGTGGAGACCGGGCTGGAGGTGTTGTGCGAGCCCGCGTTCAGGGGGTTCAGCGCCAACAACCCGCACCGGACGCTGGAGCTGCTCGACCACGTCTTCGACGAGGCGCACCAGGTGGTGCAGATGCTCGCGTGGGCGCCGGACAGCGAGTCGGACCACATGATGGAGATCGCCAGGGAGGCGGTCGGGCAGCACGTCTCGGTCACGCACTCCGGCGGGCTCGGGTTGCTGGAGATCAGCCCGCCGGGGGTGTCGAAGGCGGCGACGCTCAAAGCGTTGTGCGGCGCCAGGGGGATCGGCAGGCACGAGGTCGTGGCGTTCGGAGACATGCCCAACGACCTGTCGGTGCTCGGGTGGGCGGGCACGGCGTACGCGATGGGCAACGCGCACCCGCTCGTGAAGCAGGCCTGCGCGAACCATGCGCCGCCGAACACCGAGGACGGCGTCGCCCAGGTCCTCGAACAGCTCTTCCGGCTCTAG
- a CDS encoding S28 family serine protease, translating to MNRLVRSLLAFGLVTAQVTATASIASAVPDIKDRIAAIPGVRIISEGTSGTARTFVLGIQQPADHRKPRGTRFEQRFSLLHKDVSRPMVLHTSGYNLSGTIGASEPARLVDGNQLSVEQRFFAPSRPSPADWDDLNIWQAANDHHRIVKAFKEVYGAKWLSTGASKGGMTSIYHRRFFPRDVDATIAYVAPNDVVNDRDVYGEFIRNVGNDPSCNRRLEGVQRQILQQRDVFVQRLEAAGYTFRQFGGAHRALEVLVLDTPFTFWQYGTQEQCALVPGAGASADDLWTFIEKTVGWDFYNDAGVAPYAAYYYQAGTQLGWPEADESAVDDLLRYPGVSVPRTMVPADIRFPRFDRHAMKDVDRWVRLQGSRLLFVNGQNDPWSAEPFRLGPGTRDSLSFVVPGGNHGANIAKLPDAQRAAATAAVQRWAGVSAPVAALDAGADPDSLDALRARRG from the coding sequence GTGAACAGACTCGTACGCTCCCTGCTGGCGTTCGGCCTGGTAACGGCGCAGGTCACCGCCACGGCCTCGATCGCGTCCGCCGTCCCCGACATCAAGGACCGCATCGCCGCCATCCCCGGTGTGCGGATCATCAGCGAAGGGACGTCCGGCACCGCCAGGACGTTCGTGCTCGGCATCCAGCAGCCCGCCGACCACCGCAAGCCGCGCGGGACCCGGTTCGAGCAGCGGTTCTCGTTGCTGCACAAGGACGTCTCCCGGCCGATGGTGCTGCACACCTCCGGCTACAACCTGTCCGGCACGATCGGTGCGTCCGAACCCGCGCGGCTGGTCGACGGCAACCAGCTCAGCGTCGAGCAGCGGTTCTTCGCGCCTTCACGCCCGTCGCCGGCCGACTGGGACGACCTGAACATCTGGCAGGCGGCCAACGACCACCACCGGATCGTCAAGGCGTTCAAGGAGGTCTACGGCGCGAAGTGGCTGTCGACCGGTGCCAGCAAGGGCGGCATGACGTCGATCTACCACCGGCGGTTCTTCCCGCGTGACGTCGACGCCACGATCGCTTACGTCGCACCGAACGACGTGGTGAACGACCGGGACGTCTACGGCGAGTTCATCCGCAACGTCGGCAACGACCCGTCGTGCAACCGCCGGCTCGAGGGCGTGCAACGGCAGATCCTGCAGCAGCGTGACGTCTTCGTGCAGCGGCTGGAGGCGGCGGGGTACACGTTCCGGCAGTTCGGCGGCGCGCACCGGGCGTTGGAGGTGCTGGTGCTGGACACGCCGTTCACGTTCTGGCAGTACGGGACCCAGGAGCAGTGCGCGCTGGTGCCGGGGGCCGGTGCGTCGGCGGACGACCTGTGGACGTTCATCGAGAAGACCGTCGGCTGGGACTTCTACAACGACGCCGGTGTCGCGCCTTACGCGGCGTACTACTACCAGGCCGGCACGCAGCTCGGCTGGCCGGAGGCGGACGAGTCGGCGGTGGACGATCTCCTGCGGTATCCCGGGGTTTCGGTGCCGCGCACGATGGTGCCGGCCGACATCAGGTTCCCGCGGTTCGACCGGCACGCGATGAAGGACGTCGACCGGTGGGTGCGCTTGCAGGGCAGCCGGTTGTTGTTCGTGAACGGCCAGAACGACCCGTGGAGCGCGGAACCGTTCCGGCTCGGGCCGGGCACCCGTGACTCGCTCTCGTTCGTGGTGCCCGGTGGCAACCACGGCGCGAACATCGCCAAGCTGCCGGACGCTCAGCGCGCGGCGGCCACGGCGGCGGTGCAGCGGTGGGCCGGGGTGTCCGCACCGGTTGCCGCGCTGGACGCCGGCGCCGACCCGGACTCGCTGGACGCGCTGCGAGCTCGCCGGGGCTGA
- a CDS encoding NAD(P)-binding domain-containing protein, whose translation MVEYLVVGAGPAGLQMGHFLHLAGRDYVILEAGASAGTFFREFPRHRVLATDDNSLFGRPFGRYSKRAFPPADELVRYLEDFARPLNVRYRTRVVSIHKHEVRHEHGIIEAQRIILATGRAVPHLPRIEGIEHAETYASASTDPTVYAGQRVLVVGRGRSAFETADLVSATAAVTHTVGRTLRRIARHGNGFKATLDTGELYYDRVIACTGFRRDTSLDAPNVHLAAGDSIRAIRHSTRALHRMLEAEHHGVPWPHRRLRNRPDALAAAIAARAAEIPEGLADVVVPQGQYAILYDEMPARANNGFVVTSTQVEHYRYNELIAVENRLHRKPLERFFSRQLAVPCIA comes from the coding sequence ATGGTGGAGTACCTGGTGGTCGGGGCTGGTCCGGCGGGGTTGCAGATGGGGCACTTCCTGCACCTGGCCGGGCGCGACTACGTGATCTTGGAGGCGGGGGCGTCGGCCGGCACGTTCTTCCGCGAGTTCCCGCGGCACCGGGTGCTGGCGACGGACGACAACTCGTTGTTCGGCAGGCCGTTCGGGCGGTACAGCAAGCGGGCGTTCCCGCCGGCGGACGAGCTGGTGCGGTACCTGGAGGACTTCGCGCGGCCGCTCAACGTGCGGTACCGGACGCGGGTCGTGAGCATCCACAAGCACGAGGTGCGGCACGAGCACGGGATCATCGAGGCCCAGCGGATCATCCTCGCGACTGGGCGGGCGGTGCCGCACCTGCCGCGGATCGAGGGGATCGAGCACGCGGAGACGTACGCGTCGGCGAGCACTGATCCGACGGTGTACGCGGGGCAGCGGGTGTTGGTCGTCGGGCGGGGGCGCAGTGCGTTCGAGACGGCGGACCTCGTGTCGGCGACGGCGGCGGTCACGCACACCGTGGGGCGGACGTTGCGGCGGATCGCCAGGCACGGCAACGGGTTCAAGGCCACGCTCGACACCGGGGAGCTGTACTACGACCGGGTCATCGCGTGCACCGGGTTCCGGCGGGACACCTCGCTCGACGCGCCGAACGTGCACCTGGCGGCCGGTGACTCGATCAGGGCGATCCGGCACTCGACGCGGGCGTTGCACCGGATGCTGGAGGCCGAGCACCACGGGGTGCCGTGGCCGCACCGGAGGTTGCGCAACCGGCCGGACGCGCTGGCGGCGGCCATCGCGGCCAGGGCGGCGGAGATCCCGGAGGGGCTGGCGGACGTCGTTGTGCCGCAAGGGCAGTACGCGATCCTCTACGACGAGATGCCCGCGCGGGCGAACAACGGGTTCGTGGTCACGAGCACTCAGGTCGAGCACTACCGGTACAACGAGCTGATCGCGGTGGAGAACAGGCTGCACCGCAAGCCGCTGGAGAGGTTCTTCTCCAGGCAGCTCGCGGTGCCGTGCATCGCCTGA
- a CDS encoding helix-turn-helix domain-containing protein, producing MGIFEAIEKSIPEYQHFRENVIEGIQQALDKFVDHISAPDAVVHPHDIHRKLGAWEFKSGRSLDSLQAAYRIGARVAWRHVCAFAERRRLSLRSMSVLGEAMIAHVDELVSLSVDGYAAAQASAAGTLERKRRRLTELLAGDPPVPWQAVVDAADVAAWPMPATLCAVALEPSSGHVDELLLPPDVLVNLEDATPYLLVPNPVEVPRMIRAAGWRAGVGLTVLPQEARKSLACARRVLAVTSADEPVVDCADHLVELTLLADEFLARQLAARALAPLAPLTARQRTKLAETLSAWLSARGGAPEIAARLDVHPQTVRYRVNQLEELFGNRLHDADERFTLELALRARAFLDLD from the coding sequence GTGGGCATCTTCGAGGCGATCGAGAAATCGATTCCGGAGTACCAGCATTTCCGGGAAAACGTCATCGAGGGCATTCAGCAGGCGCTGGACAAGTTCGTCGACCACATCTCGGCGCCCGATGCCGTGGTCCACCCGCACGACATCCACCGCAAGCTGGGCGCGTGGGAGTTCAAGTCCGGCCGCAGCCTGGACAGCCTGCAGGCGGCCTACCGGATCGGCGCGCGGGTGGCCTGGCGGCACGTGTGCGCGTTCGCGGAGCGGCGGAGGCTGTCGCTGCGGTCGATGAGCGTGCTCGGCGAGGCGATGATCGCGCACGTCGACGAGCTGGTGAGCCTGTCGGTCGACGGGTACGCCGCGGCTCAGGCGAGTGCGGCTGGGACGTTGGAACGCAAGCGCCGACGGCTGACGGAACTGCTGGCCGGTGACCCGCCGGTGCCGTGGCAGGCCGTGGTCGACGCGGCGGACGTGGCGGCGTGGCCGATGCCGGCGACGCTCTGCGCGGTGGCGCTGGAGCCGTCGTCCGGGCACGTCGACGAGCTGCTGCTGCCGCCGGACGTGCTGGTCAACCTGGAGGACGCGACGCCGTACCTGCTGGTCCCGAACCCGGTCGAGGTGCCGCGGATGATCCGCGCGGCCGGGTGGCGGGCGGGGGTGGGGCTGACCGTGCTGCCGCAGGAGGCGCGCAAGTCGCTGGCCTGCGCCCGGCGGGTGCTGGCGGTGACGAGCGCCGACGAACCGGTGGTCGACTGCGCGGACCACCTCGTGGAGCTGACGTTGCTGGCCGACGAGTTCCTGGCTCGTCAGCTGGCCGCGCGCGCGTTGGCACCCCTCGCGCCGTTGACCGCCCGGCAACGCACGAAGCTCGCGGAGACGTTGTCCGCCTGGCTTTCGGCCCGCGGTGGCGCCCCGGAGATCGCGGCACGCCTGGACGTTCACCCGCAGACCGTGAGGTATCGGGTGAACCAGTTGGAGGAACTGTTCGGCAACCGTTTGCACGACGCCGACGAGCGCTTCACGCTAGAACTCGCGCTGCGGGCCCGCGCGTTTTTAGACCTCGACTGA
- a CDS encoding NTP pyrophosphohydrolase — protein MKPLLVVDAANVVGSVPDGWWRDRAGAAERLRDALRGRDEEVVLVVEGKARTVSSVPDVRVVAAEHSGDDAIVEVVRVEGADRPVTVVTADRELRRRVTALGAEVAGPTSVPRR, from the coding sequence GTGAAGCCGTTGCTCGTGGTCGATGCAGCCAACGTCGTGGGATCGGTGCCCGACGGGTGGTGGCGTGACCGGGCGGGAGCGGCCGAACGCCTGCGCGACGCCCTGCGCGGCCGGGACGAAGAGGTCGTCCTGGTCGTGGAGGGCAAGGCGCGCACCGTGTCCAGCGTTCCCGACGTGCGCGTCGTCGCCGCCGAGCACTCCGGCGACGACGCGATCGTCGAGGTGGTCCGGGTCGAAGGCGCCGACCGCCCGGTGACGGTGGTGACCGCCGACCGCGAGCTGCGGCGGCGGGTGACGGCGCTCGGTGCCGAGGTGGCCGGACCCACCTCGGTGCCGCGTCGGTGA
- a CDS encoding DUF6801 domain-containing protein: protein MKLGIIARAAAVVLFAGTMSIAAAGTSQAADVTLDITYSCTFTLIGAQDQPSTVTATNMPDSATAGVPTAEGQTQVVSTVSESATSVLNWLGAATVEGTLSTTNTINNAGTVSSATATLTIPKTNVAPSGTFNVTGTGVFPSLTLANPGTTTINLGNASLTLTPRHADGSTTFLGTFTSPCTVKAGQNTKLHEFQVA, encoded by the coding sequence ATGAAACTCGGAATCATCGCACGTGCCGCCGCGGTCGTTTTGTTCGCCGGAACCATGAGCATTGCGGCAGCGGGCACCAGCCAGGCCGCCGACGTGACCCTGGACATCACGTACTCCTGCACGTTCACCCTGATCGGCGCCCAGGACCAGCCGTCCACGGTCACCGCCACGAACATGCCGGACTCCGCCACCGCCGGCGTGCCCACCGCGGAAGGCCAGACCCAGGTCGTCTCGACCGTGTCCGAATCGGCCACGAGCGTGCTGAACTGGCTCGGCGCCGCGACCGTCGAAGGCACCCTGAGCACCACGAACACCATCAACAACGCCGGCACCGTCTCCTCGGCCACGGCGACGCTGACCATCCCCAAGACCAACGTCGCCCCGTCCGGCACGTTCAACGTGACCGGCACCGGCGTCTTCCCGTCGTTGACGCTGGCCAACCCCGGCACCACGACGATCAACCTCGGCAACGCCTCGCTCACCCTGACCCCGCGCCACGCCGACGGCTCCACGACGTTCCTCGGCACGTTCACCTCGCCCTGCACCGTGAAGGCGGGCCAGAACACCAAGCTGCACGAGTTCCAGGTGGCGTAA
- a CDS encoding dienelactone hydrolase family protein encodes MTHRVNDIPLPVWLPESGTGPGIVLIQEIFGLDSYLQGVAADLAARGYVVAIPELFHRFQPGWVGEHDEAGVARSMEVVQGLDFPQAVQDVVASVQHLRSLPEVTGGVGVFGFCLGGTLAFNAAAVSDPDTAVSFYGSGVPDQIGMLEQVSCPIIFHFGTEDEFIPGYQKVVDASDSHEGAEVHLQPAGHAFHNHLGHFHDKAAADRAWDLTTVFLDRTLPVR; translated from the coding sequence ATGACTCACCGAGTTAACGACATCCCGCTCCCGGTCTGGCTGCCCGAGAGCGGAACCGGTCCCGGCATCGTGCTGATCCAGGAGATCTTCGGGCTGGACTCCTACCTGCAGGGGGTCGCCGCCGACCTCGCCGCGCGCGGGTACGTCGTCGCGATTCCCGAGCTGTTCCACCGCTTCCAGCCGGGCTGGGTCGGCGAGCACGACGAGGCGGGGGTGGCGCGGTCCATGGAGGTCGTGCAGGGGCTGGACTTCCCGCAGGCCGTGCAGGACGTGGTGGCGTCGGTGCAGCACCTGCGCTCGTTGCCGGAGGTCACCGGCGGGGTCGGCGTGTTCGGCTTCTGCCTGGGTGGCACGCTCGCGTTCAACGCCGCCGCGGTCTCGGACCCGGACACCGCCGTGTCGTTCTACGGCTCCGGTGTGCCGGACCAGATCGGGATGCTGGAGCAGGTCTCCTGCCCGATCATCTTCCACTTCGGCACCGAGGACGAGTTCATCCCCGGCTACCAGAAGGTCGTCGACGCGTCCGACTCGCACGAGGGCGCGGAGGTGCACCTGCAGCCGGCCGGGCACGCGTTCCACAACCACCTCGGCCACTTCCACGACAAGGCCGCCGCGGACCGCGCGTGGGATCTGACGACGGTGTTCCTGGACCGCACGCTGCCCGTTCGGTAG